The following coding sequences are from one Reyranella humidisoli window:
- a CDS encoding maleate cis-trans isomerase family protein — translation MTHHDNWGWRARIGLFIVGSEAVPEAEWWAMAPPGVSVHAARVTAPTPWAKWRADRSGVDLSDDLARGAKQFSTMKLQAVVFAHTSSSVVGGKGWDEATVDALSAVVRSGIAGDAAKVTTNGLDTLAALRHAGVKRPFLVVPPWFPDDTVGAALRYYGDHGITPVGHLRLDPGRKWRDVPPQDLYPQGMGFEQEIEPLYAQILKACPADADGVLIGGTGFRCVGILETLERDLGRPVISANQASLWHCLRMSGIRTPIEGYGALLRS, via the coding sequence GTGACTCACCACGACAACTGGGGCTGGCGTGCCCGCATCGGGCTGTTCATCGTCGGCAGCGAGGCGGTGCCGGAGGCGGAATGGTGGGCCATGGCGCCGCCGGGCGTGTCGGTGCATGCCGCGCGGGTGACGGCGCCGACGCCGTGGGCGAAGTGGCGCGCGGACAGGAGCGGCGTCGATCTTTCAGACGACCTGGCGCGCGGCGCGAAGCAGTTCTCGACCATGAAGCTGCAGGCCGTCGTCTTCGCCCACACGTCGAGCAGCGTCGTGGGCGGCAAGGGCTGGGACGAGGCGACCGTCGATGCGCTGTCCGCGGTCGTGCGATCGGGCATCGCGGGCGACGCGGCGAAGGTCACGACCAACGGGCTCGACACGCTGGCGGCACTGCGTCACGCGGGCGTGAAGCGGCCGTTCCTGGTGGTGCCGCCGTGGTTCCCCGACGACACGGTGGGCGCCGCGCTGCGCTACTACGGCGATCACGGGATCACGCCCGTCGGACACCTGCGCCTCGATCCCGGCCGCAAATGGCGGGACGTGCCGCCGCAGGATCTCTACCCGCAGGGCATGGGCTTCGAGCAGGAGATCGAGCCGCTCTACGCGCAGATCCTGAAAGCCTGCCCCGCCGACGCCGACGGCGTGCTGATCGGCGGCACCGGCTTCCGCTGCGTCGGCATCCTGGAGACGCTGGAACGCGACCTCGGAAGACCGGTGATCAGCGCCAACCAGGCGAGCCTGTGGCACTGCCTGCGGATGTCGGGCATCCGGACGCCGATCGAGGGCTACGGCGCGCTGTTGCGATCGTAG
- a CDS encoding class II glutamine amidotransferase, which produces MCELFCLSARKPMRASFSLRRFAGHGGADTGNVDGWGVAFHEGHEVRLYKEPEPASHSPWLDFIERRTLPTRQLVSHIRRATQGGNSLANTQPFVRELGGRTNLFAHNGDLREVVTRAAEPAHRFHPVGQTDSESAFCLLLERLAPLWHRRVPPLGLRLETLAAFAAEMRPLGTFNFLYSDGEFVFGHSHRRRGADGSMGPGLWFRHRHRAEHGTHAAHETEAGVALHPADGAQELSLLASVPVTAGPWRPLAEGEIVVLAAGELAATTLQ; this is translated from the coding sequence ATGTGCGAACTCTTCTGCCTCTCCGCCCGCAAGCCGATGCGCGCGAGCTTCTCGCTGCGCCGGTTCGCGGGCCACGGCGGGGCCGATACGGGCAATGTCGACGGCTGGGGCGTCGCGTTCCATGAAGGCCACGAGGTGCGGCTCTACAAGGAGCCGGAGCCCGCGAGCCACAGCCCGTGGCTCGACTTCATCGAGCGCCGCACCCTGCCGACGCGCCAGCTCGTCTCGCACATCCGGCGCGCGACGCAGGGTGGCAACAGCCTCGCCAACACGCAGCCCTTCGTGCGCGAGCTGGGCGGTCGCACGAATCTCTTCGCGCACAATGGCGATCTCAGGGAGGTCGTGACGCGCGCCGCCGAGCCGGCGCATCGCTTCCACCCGGTGGGCCAGACCGATTCGGAAAGCGCCTTCTGCCTGCTGCTGGAGCGTCTCGCGCCGCTGTGGCACCGCCGCGTCCCGCCGCTCGGGCTGCGGCTCGAAACCCTCGCCGCCTTCGCCGCCGAAATGCGGCCGCTCGGCACCTTCAACTTCCTCTACAGCGACGGCGAGTTCGTGTTCGGCCACAGCCATCGCCGCCGCGGGGCCGACGGCTCGATGGGGCCGGGCCTGTGGTTCCGCCACAGGCATCGCGCCGAGCATGGCACGCACGCCGCCCACGAGACCGAAGCGGGCGTGGCGCTCCATCCCGCCGACGGCGCGCAGGAACTGTCGCTGCTCGCCAGCGTCCCCGTCACCGCCGGCCCCTGGCGCCCGCTCGCCGAGGGCGAGATCGTGGTGCTGGCCGCCGGCGAACTGGCGGCGACGACGTTACAATAG
- a CDS encoding polyhydroxyalkanoate depolymerase → MLYAMYQTAADMMLPVRLWATAAGQTLGGGSASLDSWRAASALCEMTTRAQLTHRRPDFGISEVKYGNQMVAVREEEVFATPFGTLLRFAKVGVPPQPKVLLVAPLSGHFATLLRDTVRVLLPDHDVHITDWANARDVGVWNGRFGFDEYVEHLIEFLEVMGPGAHVIAVCQPCVQTLAAVAIMAEDDNPAQPRSMTLMAGPIDTRISPTKVNELAMGKPISWFEQNLIHRVPLRYPGATRRVYPGFIQLTAFMSMNADRHMKAQVDLYKHLAKGETEQANTIKTFYDEYFAVLDMAAEFYLETVQWVFQEHRLPKGELEYKGRRVNPKAIRRTALFTIEGERDDICALGQTVAAHDLCSSLRPYRKKHYMQAGVGHYGVFSGRRWAGQIYPLVRNTILANE, encoded by the coding sequence ATGCTTTACGCGATGTACCAGACCGCCGCCGACATGATGCTTCCGGTCCGTCTGTGGGCGACGGCCGCGGGGCAGACCCTTGGGGGCGGCAGCGCGAGCCTCGACAGCTGGCGGGCGGCCAGCGCGCTCTGCGAGATGACGACCCGCGCCCAGCTGACCCACCGGCGCCCCGATTTCGGCATTTCCGAAGTGAAGTACGGCAACCAGATGGTGGCGGTGCGCGAGGAAGAGGTCTTCGCCACCCCGTTCGGCACCCTGCTGCGCTTCGCCAAGGTGGGCGTTCCGCCGCAGCCCAAGGTCCTGCTGGTCGCGCCTCTGTCGGGGCATTTCGCGACGCTTCTGCGCGATACCGTGCGGGTCCTGCTGCCCGACCATGACGTCCACATCACCGACTGGGCCAATGCCCGCGACGTCGGCGTCTGGAACGGCCGCTTCGGCTTCGACGAATATGTCGAGCACCTGATCGAGTTCCTCGAGGTGATGGGCCCCGGCGCCCATGTCATCGCGGTCTGCCAGCCCTGCGTACAGACGCTGGCGGCGGTGGCGATCATGGCCGAGGACGACAATCCGGCCCAGCCGCGCAGCATGACGCTGATGGCCGGCCCCATCGACACGCGCATCAGCCCGACCAAGGTCAACGAGCTGGCCATGGGCAAGCCCATCAGCTGGTTCGAGCAGAACCTGATCCACCGTGTGCCGCTGCGCTATCCCGGCGCCACGCGCCGCGTCTATCCGGGCTTCATCCAGCTCACCGCCTTCATGAGCATGAACGCCGACCGCCACATGAAGGCGCAGGTCGACCTCTACAAGCACCTCGCCAAGGGCGAGACCGAGCAGGCCAACACCATCAAGACCTTCTACGACGAGTATTTCGCCGTGCTCGACATGGCGGCCGAGTTTTATCTCGAAACCGTCCAGTGGGTGTTTCAGGAGCACCGGCTGCCCAAGGGTGAACTCGAATACAAGGGCAGGCGGGTCAATCCCAAGGCGATCCGCCGCACCGCCCTGTTCACCATCGAGGGCGAGCGCGACGATATCTGCGCCCTGGGCCAGACCGTGGCCGCCCACGACCTCTGTTCCAGCCTGCGGCCCTATCGCAAGAAGCACTATATGCAGGCCGGCGTCGGCCATTACGGCGTGTTCAGCGGCCGCCGCTGGGCCGGCCAGATCTACCCCCTGGTCCGGAACACGATTTTGGCCAACGAATAG
- a CDS encoding tripartite tricarboxylate transporter substrate binding protein encodes MTSLTRRAALAGAALLPLAAAAPSRAQAKFPDRPIRLIIPWAAGGPADAGFRILAESAAKKLGQPVVVENKGGAAGVLGALALQDAKPDGYTISQMHMSVLRQPMLNASLKYDPIKDLTYILQITGFVMGVVVRPDAPWKTLPELLAYAKANPGKLNWGTLGAGSTQHLAMESLGLKQGLTWTHAPYRGTADTLRALMGGEIDFASESSGWAPLVMSGKLRLLAVFTATRAKRFPEVPTVRELGLEIAVDSPGGLIGPKGMDPAVVKTLADAFREAAGEPKHLEFLDNMDQPLLLLDGPAYQAQMAKTMEQERELLRKLNLLAT; translated from the coding sequence ATGACCAGCCTGACACGAAGGGCCGCCCTCGCGGGCGCCGCACTGTTGCCGCTCGCCGCCGCCGCGCCGTCGCGCGCGCAGGCGAAGTTTCCCGATCGTCCGATCCGGCTGATCATCCCGTGGGCCGCCGGTGGTCCCGCCGATGCCGGCTTCCGCATCCTCGCGGAGTCGGCGGCGAAGAAGCTGGGCCAGCCCGTCGTCGTCGAGAACAAGGGCGGCGCCGCGGGCGTGCTGGGCGCGCTCGCGCTGCAGGACGCCAAGCCCGACGGCTACACGATCAGCCAGATGCACATGAGCGTGCTGCGCCAGCCGATGCTGAACGCGTCGCTCAAGTACGATCCGATCAAGGACCTGACCTATATCCTGCAGATCACCGGCTTCGTGATGGGCGTGGTCGTGCGCCCCGACGCGCCGTGGAAGACGCTGCCCGAGCTGCTGGCCTATGCGAAGGCCAATCCCGGCAAGCTGAACTGGGGCACCCTGGGTGCCGGCTCGACGCAGCACCTCGCGATGGAGAGCCTCGGGCTGAAGCAGGGCCTGACCTGGACGCACGCGCCCTATCGCGGCACTGCCGACACCTTGCGCGCGCTGATGGGCGGCGAGATCGACTTCGCCTCGGAGTCCTCGGGCTGGGCGCCGCTGGTGATGTCGGGCAAGCTGCGCCTGCTCGCGGTCTTCACCGCCACCCGCGCCAAGCGCTTCCCCGAGGTGCCGACCGTGCGCGAGCTCGGCCTGGAAATCGCTGTCGACAGTCCCGGCGGCCTGATCGGGCCGAAGGGTATGGACCCCGCCGTGGTGAAGACCCTCGCCGACGCCTTCCGCGAGGCCGCGGGCGAGCCCAAGCACCTCGAGTTCCTCGACAACATGGACCAGCCGCTCCTCCTGCTCGACGGCCCCGCCTATCAGGCGCAGATGGCGAAGACGATGGAGCAGGAGCGGGAGCTGTTGCGGAAGCTGAACCTGCTGGCGACCTGA
- a CDS encoding DUF3833 family protein encodes MTSTLPRRLSPLALLAVLVGACASPPEAPVATASTPPLVFEQFFPGRTVGQGVFTNSWTGSQRRFDVVIEGAWDGRTLTLVEDFAYADGEKDRKTWKLERTAPGTYTGMREDVVGQARAWTEGKVVRLEYSVSLGGWTVDFSDVLALNPDGSLINKATVGKWGIRVGRVELELRRAPGS; translated from the coding sequence ATGACATCCACCCTGCCGCGTCGGCTTTCCCCGCTCGCTCTTCTCGCCGTCCTGGTCGGCGCCTGCGCCTCCCCGCCGGAAGCGCCCGTCGCCACCGCCTCGACGCCGCCGCTGGTGTTCGAACAGTTCTTCCCCGGCCGCACTGTCGGCCAGGGCGTCTTCACCAACAGCTGGACCGGCTCGCAGCGCCGCTTCGACGTCGTCATCGAAGGCGCGTGGGACGGCAGGACGCTGACCCTGGTCGAGGATTTCGCCTACGCCGACGGCGAGAAGGACCGCAAGACCTGGAAGCTGGAGCGTACCGCGCCGGGCACCTACACCGGGATGCGCGAGGACGTGGTCGGCCAGGCGCGGGCCTGGACCGAGGGCAAGGTGGTGCGGCTGGAATATTCGGTGTCGCTCGGCGGCTGGACCGTCGACTTCTCCGACGTGCTCGCCCTCAATCCCGACGGCTCGCTGATCAACAAGGCCACCGTCGGCAAGTGGGGCATCCGCGTCGGCCGCGTCGAACTGGAGCTGCGCCGCGCCCCGGGGAGCTGA
- a CDS encoding amidohydrolase family protein produces the protein MTQPASFDAFPLPAGSADCHVHVYGPYDRFPAVHGGKFSPLQATPVEALLALWDRMGIARGVIVHALAAGGDNEVTLDALRRHRDRLRGVAILKPEVSERRLDELSEAGFRGVRINLLRQDGKPVSSGGMSLDDLLALAPRLHARGWHVQLWVETGDLKELAPTLEKMPFDFVIDHMGRTMADKGVDTPGFRDFCEKLKTGRYWCKLSGADRNTRQGAGPGAAYDDTAPFMQALVAANPDRLVWGSDWPHVGHGAEAIPQEEDLLRHFFRCVPDEAVRRKILVDNPKALYGF, from the coding sequence ATGACCCAGCCCGCCTCCTTCGACGCCTTCCCCCTCCCCGCCGGCAGCGCCGACTGCCACGTCCATGTCTACGGTCCCTACGACCGCTTTCCCGCCGTCCACGGCGGCAAGTTCTCGCCGCTGCAGGCGACGCCGGTCGAGGCGCTGCTGGCGCTGTGGGACCGGATGGGCATCGCGCGCGGCGTGATCGTCCATGCGCTGGCGGCCGGCGGCGACAACGAGGTGACGCTCGACGCGCTGCGCCGCCATCGCGACCGGCTGCGCGGCGTGGCGATCCTGAAGCCCGAGGTGAGCGAGCGCCGGCTCGACGAGCTGAGCGAGGCAGGATTTCGGGGCGTGCGCATCAACCTGCTGCGCCAGGACGGCAAGCCGGTCTCCTCGGGCGGCATGAGCCTCGACGACCTTCTGGCGCTGGCGCCGCGCCTGCACGCGCGCGGCTGGCACGTCCAGCTCTGGGTCGAGACCGGCGATCTCAAGGAACTGGCGCCGACCCTGGAGAAGATGCCGTTCGACTTCGTGATCGACCATATGGGGCGCACCATGGCCGACAAGGGCGTCGACACGCCCGGCTTTCGCGATTTCTGCGAGAAGCTCAAGACCGGGCGCTACTGGTGCAAGCTCTCGGGCGCCGACCGCAACACGCGCCAGGGCGCCGGGCCGGGCGCCGCCTACGACGACACCGCGCCGTTCATGCAGGCGCTGGTCGCCGCCAATCCCGACCGGCTGGTCTGGGGCAGCGACTGGCCGCATGTCGGCCACGGCGCGGAGGCGATCCCGCAGGAGGAGGACCTGCTGCGGCACTTCTTCCGCTGCGTGCCGGACGAGGCGGTGCGCCGGAAGATCCTCGTCGACAATCCGAAGGCGCTTTACGGGTTCTGA
- a CDS encoding glutathione S-transferase family protein: protein MAEASLTISSKNYSSWSLRGFLLCRIAGLDFEERIASWDDPATRAELLLLSPSFLVPCLEHGQVKVWDTLAIGEYLHEIKPGAGLLPTDQAARAHCRAVCGEMHSGFANLRSALPMNLKVRHESFKVWGGAQADIERVATIWRECLQKYGGPYLFGAAPTMADAMYAPVCTRFATYNVKLDEASAGYRDLMLRFPAVMEWTAAAKAEPEEVEELDVEF from the coding sequence ATGGCCGAGGCCTCGCTCACCATCAGTAGCAAGAACTATTCCTCTTGGTCGCTCCGCGGCTTCCTTTTGTGCCGGATAGCCGGTCTCGATTTCGAGGAGCGGATTGCATCCTGGGACGATCCGGCCACGCGGGCCGAACTGCTCCTCCTGTCGCCCTCCTTTCTGGTGCCCTGCCTCGAACATGGGCAGGTCAAGGTCTGGGACACGCTCGCCATCGGGGAGTATCTGCACGAGATCAAGCCCGGCGCCGGCCTACTGCCGACCGACCAGGCAGCGCGCGCCCATTGCCGGGCGGTCTGCGGCGAGATGCATTCGGGCTTCGCCAACCTGCGCTCGGCGCTGCCGATGAACCTCAAGGTGCGCCACGAGAGCTTCAAGGTCTGGGGCGGCGCGCAGGCCGACATCGAGCGCGTGGCCACGATCTGGCGCGAGTGCCTGCAGAAATATGGCGGGCCCTACCTGTTCGGCGCGGCACCGACCATGGCCGACGCGATGTACGCACCGGTCTGCACGCGCTTCGCCACCTACAACGTGAAGCTCGACGAGGCCTCGGCCGGCTATCGCGACCTGATGCTGCGCTTCCCCGCCGTGATGGAATGGACGGCGGCGGCCAAGGCCGAGCCCGAGGAAGTCGAGGAACTCGACGTCGAGTTTTAG
- a CDS encoding Tim44 domain-containing protein: protein MTRFRWLAILAALIIAVPSLAPSPADARAGGGSGSGSRGSKSGDAPAPTQTAPTSKPVERSTTPQQKSPSANPANTAAAGAKPGFMQRNPFMSGLLGGMLGAGLIGMLMGGGFGAGLGSMAGMLGFLLQIALIGGIVYFAVRWWKSRNGTPAAAFAGAGAGGGTPPSLSSAQPEATPMARSGLQSMLGGAGAGAASGFGAPQLAIVEQDYDAFEALLKDVQAAYSAGDLVKLRSLVTPEMLGYFNQELSANASRGVENKVTDVKLEQGDLSEAWSEGPVDYATVAMRFSMIDVTRNVADGRLVEGNEQVRTEATEVWTFLRSRGGNWILSAIQQT, encoded by the coding sequence ATGACCAGGTTTCGTTGGCTCGCGATCCTCGCGGCTTTGATCATTGCGGTGCCGTCGCTGGCACCGTCGCCTGCCGACGCGCGGGCGGGCGGTGGCAGCGGCTCGGGCAGCCGCGGCAGCAAGTCGGGCGATGCCCCGGCGCCGACCCAGACCGCGCCGACCTCCAAGCCGGTCGAGCGCAGCACCACGCCGCAGCAGAAGAGCCCGTCGGCCAATCCGGCCAACACCGCCGCGGCCGGCGCCAAGCCCGGCTTCATGCAGCGCAATCCGTTCATGTCGGGCCTGTTGGGCGGCATGCTGGGCGCTGGCCTGATCGGCATGCTGATGGGCGGCGGCTTCGGCGCCGGCCTCGGCAGCATGGCGGGCATGCTGGGCTTCCTGCTGCAGATCGCGCTGATCGGCGGCATCGTCTACTTCGCCGTCCGTTGGTGGAAGTCGCGTAACGGCACGCCCGCCGCGGCCTTCGCCGGCGCGGGTGCCGGCGGCGGCACTCCGCCGTCGCTGAGTTCCGCCCAGCCGGAAGCGACGCCGATGGCCCGCTCCGGCCTGCAGTCGATGCTGGGCGGTGCCGGTGCCGGTGCCGCGTCGGGCTTCGGCGCGCCGCAGCTCGCCATCGTCGAACAGGACTATGACGCCTTCGAAGCGCTGCTGAAGGACGTGCAGGCGGCCTACAGCGCCGGCGACCTCGTGAAGCTGCGCAGCCTCGTGACGCCGGAGATGCTGGGCTACTTCAACCAGGAACTGTCGGCCAACGCGAGCCGCGGCGTCGAGAACAAGGTCACGGACGTGAAGCTCGAGCAGGGCGACCTGTCCGAGGCCTGGAGCGAGGGCCCGGTCGACTACGCGACGGTGGCCATGCGCTTCAGCATGATCGACGTCACCCGCAACGTCGCCGACGGCCGCCTCGTCGAGGGCAACGAGCAGGTACGCACCGAGGCGACGGAAGTCTGGACCTTCCTGCGCAGCCGCGGCGGCAACTGGATCCTCTCGGCGATCCAGCAGACCTGA
- a CDS encoding alpha/beta hydrolase — protein MLDAEARMLLDLMDAATKSGRPKLETLPHAVGRAAVDKMSEDSEADPPEVAQVIDGAMPGPRGDIRYRRYQPLGVTGGTLPTLIYYHGGGFVIGNIETHDSTCRRLANRSRCQVISIDYRLSPEHPFPAPIDDGIAAFRHIRDEADAFGADAARLAVGGDSAGGAMAAVVCQAMRDAQEAGPAFQMLIYPATDSSKESASRKSCAEGYFLTKGLMDWFWKAYVPAGTDLADLRLSPLLARDFTGLPPAFVLTAGYDPLRDEGRAYADRLIDAGVKTTYVNYPGTIHGFFSLTRFLKQGLKANDEAAAVMGAFFGT, from the coding sequence ATGCTCGACGCCGAAGCCCGCATGCTGCTCGATCTGATGGACGCCGCCACCAAGTCCGGCCGGCCGAAGCTCGAGACCCTGCCGCACGCGGTCGGCCGCGCGGCGGTCGACAAGATGTCGGAGGACAGCGAGGCCGATCCGCCCGAGGTCGCCCAGGTGATCGACGGCGCGATGCCGGGACCGCGCGGCGACATCCGTTATCGCCGTTATCAACCGCTGGGCGTGACCGGCGGCACGCTGCCGACGCTGATCTACTATCACGGCGGCGGCTTCGTGATCGGCAATATCGAGACGCACGATTCGACCTGCCGGCGGCTCGCCAACAGGAGCCGCTGCCAGGTGATCTCGATCGACTATCGCCTGTCGCCCGAGCATCCGTTCCCCGCGCCGATCGACGACGGGATCGCGGCCTTCCGGCACATCCGCGACGAGGCCGACGCCTTCGGCGCCGACGCCGCGCGGCTCGCGGTCGGCGGCGATTCGGCGGGCGGCGCGATGGCCGCCGTCGTGTGCCAGGCGATGCGCGACGCGCAGGAAGCGGGCCCCGCCTTCCAGATGCTGATCTATCCGGCGACCGACTCCAGCAAGGAGAGCGCCTCGCGCAAATCCTGCGCCGAGGGATACTTCCTGACGAAGGGCCTGATGGACTGGTTCTGGAAGGCCTATGTGCCGGCCGGCACCGACCTGGCCGACCTGCGCCTCTCGCCGCTGCTGGCCAGGGACTTCACCGGCCTGCCGCCCGCCTTCGTGCTGACCGCCGGCTACGACCCGCTGCGCGACGAGGGCCGCGCCTATGCCGACCGGCTGATCGACGCCGGCGTGAAGACCACCTACGTCAACTATCCCGGCACCATCCACGGCTTCTTCTCGCTCACGCGGTTCCTCAAGCAGGGGCTGAAAGCCAACGACGAGGCCGCCGCGGTGATGGGGGCGTTCTTCGGGACGTGA
- a CDS encoding adenylate/guanylate cyclase domain-containing protein: MPPLSRRTWSWTFDLPPAELWPVLADTNRFNEAMGLPPYALEETPQPNGTVLRRGRGKAAGFTLEWEEKPYEWILGRHFNVSRIFSKGPFRRFGPVFDLSSDGKGGSVVSYALEWEPLTLMGRLFGRRLAEQAGTAVGKRVVEAVAFARGERETPFELPKPALPDGAFERAAAMAVEIDRSPYGNGLGRVLTGTVLGGMASDLAHLKPKRLARQVGVAPRAAIEGCLAAVRAGLLTMSWDLLCTNCRGPKLSASALSELPRGAHCPSCNIDYDRDFEKNVELSFAPAPAVRPLMEGGFCLSGPMATPHVAVQLLLAPGERRRVAVDLPPGRYRLRTLHPGGTVEVEHEGGPFPGLRMTASGVEALPAGSQGVGGEAGTIEFVNEAGFELAALIEDRTWTRDALTVPEVISLQAFRDLFAAATLRPGDEAGVSQVALLFSDLRGSTALYERMGDGAAYNVVREHFALLAAIVRDHDGAVVKTIGDAVMASFGDPADAVRAALSMQARIADQDLSLKLGVHMGPSVVVTLNDRLDYFGSTVNMAARLQGQSEGGDVVLSRAVADDPAVQGVIADVSKREEEVALKGFDRPVGFVRLAPPVTPSPNLSP; this comes from the coding sequence ATGCCGCCTCTCTCGCGCCGCACCTGGAGCTGGACCTTCGATCTGCCGCCCGCCGAGCTGTGGCCGGTGCTGGCCGACACCAACCGGTTCAACGAGGCCATGGGCCTGCCGCCCTATGCGCTGGAGGAGACGCCGCAGCCCAACGGCACGGTGCTGCGCCGTGGCCGGGGCAAGGCGGCGGGGTTCACGCTCGAATGGGAGGAGAAGCCCTACGAGTGGATCCTGGGCCGCCATTTCAACGTGTCGCGGATCTTCTCCAAGGGGCCGTTCCGCCGCTTCGGGCCGGTGTTCGATCTCTCGTCCGACGGCAAGGGCGGCTCGGTCGTGTCCTACGCGCTCGAATGGGAGCCGCTCACCCTGATGGGCCGCCTGTTCGGCCGGCGGCTGGCCGAGCAGGCCGGCACCGCCGTGGGCAAGCGGGTCGTGGAGGCCGTCGCGTTCGCCCGGGGCGAACGCGAGACGCCGTTCGAGCTGCCGAAGCCGGCGCTGCCCGACGGCGCCTTCGAGCGCGCGGCGGCGATGGCGGTGGAGATCGACCGCAGCCCCTACGGCAACGGGCTGGGCCGCGTGCTGACCGGCACGGTGCTGGGCGGCATGGCGAGCGACCTCGCCCATCTCAAGCCCAAGCGGCTGGCGCGCCAGGTCGGCGTGGCTCCGCGCGCCGCCATCGAGGGCTGCCTCGCGGCGGTGCGGGCGGGGCTTTTGACCATGAGCTGGGACCTGCTCTGCACCAACTGCCGCGGGCCCAAGCTCAGCGCTTCGGCGCTCTCCGAGCTGCCGCGCGGGGCGCACTGTCCCTCCTGCAACATCGACTACGACCGCGACTTCGAGAAGAACGTCGAGCTCTCCTTCGCGCCCGCGCCGGCGGTGCGGCCGCTGATGGAGGGCGGGTTCTGCCTCTCCGGCCCGATGGCGACGCCGCATGTCGCGGTCCAGCTGCTGCTGGCGCCGGGCGAGCGGCGGCGGGTGGCGGTCGATCTGCCGCCGGGCCGCTACCGGCTGCGCACGCTCCATCCCGGCGGGACGGTCGAGGTCGAGCACGAAGGCGGGCCGTTCCCCGGCCTGAGGATGACGGCGTCGGGCGTCGAGGCTTTGCCGGCGGGCTCACAAGGAGTGGGGGGCGAGGCGGGAACCATCGAGTTCGTGAACGAGGCGGGCTTCGAGCTGGCGGCGCTGATCGAGGACCGGACCTGGACGCGCGACGCGCTCACCGTGCCGGAGGTGATCTCGCTACAGGCCTTCCGCGATCTCTTTGCCGCCGCGACCCTGCGGCCGGGCGACGAGGCGGGGGTGAGCCAGGTGGCGCTGCTCTTCTCCGACCTGCGCGGCTCGACGGCGCTCTACGAGCGGATGGGCGACGGCGCGGCCTACAATGTCGTGCGCGAGCATTTCGCGCTGCTGGCCGCCATCGTGCGCGACCACGACGGCGCGGTGGTGAAGACCATCGGCGACGCGGTCATGGCCTCGTTCGGCGATCCCGCTGACGCGGTGCGTGCCGCGCTTTCCATGCAGGCCCGCATCGCCGACCAGGATCTTTCACTGAAGCTCGGCGTCCATATGGGCCCCAGTGTGGTGGTGACCCTGAACGACCGGCTCGACTATTTCGGCTCGACCGTGAACATGGCCGCCCGCCTGCAGGGCCAGAGCGAGGGCGGCGACGTGGTGCTCAGTCGTGCCGTGGCCGACGACCCCGCGGTGCAGGGCGTCATCGCCGATGTGTCCAAGCGCGAGGAAGAGGTCGCGCTGAAGGGCTTCGACCGGCCGGTGGGGTTCGTCCGGCTGGCACCCCCTGTAACCCCCTCACCTAACCTCTCCCCCTAG
- the trhA gene encoding PAQR family membrane homeostasis protein TrhA, producing the protein MPEQTFDRHLRADAAVHALGLVLGVVGAVAILIVAAQAPGRGQMAPVLVYVVGLLAMLGCSAAYNLRIASPRREWLRRFDHAAIFVMIAGTYTPLTMLKLREPWSSGLTAVMWSAAALGIAAKLLQPRRIESLSVVLYLLMGWIGLFALDELLASVEPTTLLLLLAGGVVYSLGTIFHLSSRLPYQQALWHASVLVAASIHYAAILLLLTR; encoded by the coding sequence ATGCCGGAACAGACTTTTGATCGCCATCTGCGGGCCGATGCGGCAGTGCATGCGCTCGGCCTCGTGCTGGGCGTCGTCGGCGCGGTCGCGATCCTGATTGTCGCTGCGCAGGCGCCCGGACGCGGGCAGATGGCGCCGGTCCTCGTCTATGTCGTGGGCCTGCTCGCCATGCTGGGCTGCTCGGCGGCCTATAACCTGCGCATTGCCAGTCCACGGCGCGAATGGCTGCGCCGGTTCGATCACGCCGCGATCTTCGTGATGATCGCGGGGACCTACACGCCGCTCACGATGCTGAAGCTGCGCGAACCGTGGTCGAGCGGGCTCACGGCGGTGATGTGGAGCGCGGCGGCACTCGGAATCGCGGCGAAACTGCTGCAACCGCGTCGCATCGAATCGCTGTCGGTCGTGCTCTATCTCCTGATGGGGTGGATCGGCCTGTTCGCGCTCGACGAACTGCTGGCCTCGGTCGAACCGACGACTCTCTTGCTGCTTCTCGCAGGCGGCGTGGTCTATTCGCTGGGCACGATCTTCCATCTCTCGAGCCGGCTGCCGTACCAGCAGGCGCTGTGGCACGCCTCGGTGCTGGTCGCGGCTTCTATCCACTATGCGGCGATCCTGTTGTTGTTGACGCGCTGA